One part of the Pogoniulus pusillus isolate bPogPus1 chromosome 8, bPogPus1.pri, whole genome shotgun sequence genome encodes these proteins:
- the SPATA1 gene encoding spermatogenesis-associated protein 1 isoform X2 — MSFSHMRPRTSQLVELHVFYVPEEVWNFKLNTVPIALASKFISAGFIRCINKYQHSRVSPHITLRVLREKLGEYLGGVTVADKFKFLKCVGKKLAVVKAKQETELELKSFAPPYALYPELYLLPEVEYFEDVYPLSSVTQQRQYFNAEDNRFGHGSRLFSLLQQKPPKSKQFLESIHSSHQPENQKVHNPMDQGEKESLPVLHTKHRQDYSNIVQEKHIKSREKDENRCSGSPLTPSHSNPAHWESGESGTVLQTSQQNHLSQDQEGPSTPKWNDKTRGNHLTLHVNQSDEQGQNNHTHENHITYRKDLTNTEKNDHQNDTKVRGSTIQDARILTIVEDQATEHAHKKPSLQQYRMKKSIADPGEKWDKQAGERKQNHLTHPKESILPPSPPFPAFSLNSAQGPAMQAAKSKMAEQLQQMKKDRRHMEKTRKELMKKAKAILEQSKLRRYQVREEWKKKYFETKKATVSLEGALSKLQQEVELYHQKLLKQLEARGSRNRPNNMTDSKHDCVPFSAFSVVWPGLPTQLCGVRPGTWTLVCRQLHTWAGRGLQQGLRDERLQNYTVIRITTVQHELDQLRMKLDDTKMKLIIEIKLLKLLVLLQMRKQAASDLRALRAELTQKKIHSALILQSRKAGIEDDTTLTL; from the exons ATGTCATTCAGTCACATGAGACCTCGAACATCACAG TTGGTGGAGCTTCATGTGTTTTATGTCCCAGAAGAAGTGTGGAACTTCAAGCTGAATACAGTTCCTATAGCTCTTGCTAGCAAATTCATCTCAGCTGGATTTATAAG ATGTATTAACAAATACCAACATTCTAGGGTGTCTCCTCACATTACGTTAAGAGTGCTGCGGGAGAAGCTTGGAGAGTACCTGGGTGGAGTTACAGTTGCAGATAAATTCAAGTTTTTAAAATGTGTTGGGAAAAAACTAGCAGTG gtgaaagcaaagcaagaaaCAGAACTGGAACTGAAGTCATTTGCTCCTCCTTAT GCTCTTTATCCTGAATTATATTTATTACCTGAAGTGGAGTACTTTGAAGATGTTTATCCATTATCATCAGTGACTCAACAAAGACAATACTTTAATGCAGAAGATAATAGATTTGGTCATGGATCAAGATTATTCAGTCTTCTTCAACAAAAGCCCCCCAAAAGCAAGCAATTTTTAGAAAGCATACACAGCAGTCATCAGCCAGAAAATCAGAAAGTGCACAATCCTATGGACCAGGGTGAGAAAGAATCTCTCCCAGTTTTGCACACAAAACATAGGCAAGACTATAGCAACATTGTTCAAGAAAAACACATCAAATCTAGAGAAAAAG ATGAAAATAGATGCAGTGGATCTCCCCTCACGCCAAGTCATTCAAATCCTGCTCATTGGGAGTCTGGAGAGAGTGGCACAGTATTACAGACTTCTCAGCAAAATCATCTCAGCCAGGATCAAGAAGGGCCTAGCACTCCTAAGTGGAATGACAAAACCAGAGGAAATCATCTCACTCTTCATGTCAACCAGAGTGATGAACAGGGCCAGAATAACCATACACATGAAAATCACATTACATATCGAAAGG ACCTAACAAATACAGAAAAGAATGACCACCAAAATGATACCAAAGTAAGAGGAAGCACAATACAGGATGCCAGAATTCTTACAATAGTGGAAGACCAAGCCACAGAACATGCACACAAAAAGCCAAG CTTGCAGCAATACAGAATGAAAAAGTCTATAGCTGATCCTGGTGAAAAATGGGATAAGCAG GCAGGTGAAAGGAAGCAAAACCATCTTACACACCCCAAAGAATCTATTTTGCCTCCTAGTCCACCTTTTCCAGCATTTTCTCTAAATTCAGCTCAAGGTCCTGCAatgcaggcagcaa AAAGCAAGATGGCAGAACAGTTGCAACAAATGAAGAAAGACAGAAGGCACATGGAGAAAACCAGAAAGGAACTGATGAAAAAAGCTAAAGCAATACTGGAACAAAGTAAGCTGAGGAGATACCAAG TTCGTGAGGAATGGAAGAAGAAGTACTTTGAAACTAAGAAAGCTACGGTTTCACTGGAGGGTGCTTTAAGCAAACTGCAACAAGAGGTAGAGCTTTACCACCAGAAATTACTCAAGCAGTTAGAAGCCAGAGGTAGTAGAAACCGGCCAAACAATATGACAGACTCCAAG caTGACTGTGTACCTTTCAGTGCTTTCTCAGTGGTCTGGCCAGGGTTACCTACACAGCTGTGTGGTGTCAGACCTGGGACTTGGACCCTTGTATGCAGGCAGCTACACACCTGGGCAGGGAGAGGCTTACAGCAGGGTCTCAGAGATGAGAGGCTACAG AATTACACAGTCATCCGAATTACTACAGTGCAGCATGAACTTGATCAACTGAGGATGAAGCTGGATGATACTAAAATGAAACTCATAATAGAAATTAAG TTGCTTAAATTACTGGTTCTTCTGCAGATGAGAAAGCAGGCAGCATCTGATTTACGAGCACTGAGAGCAGAACTGACACAGAAGAAGATTCATTCAGCTTTAATTCTCCAATCCAGAAAAGCAGGAATTGAAGATGACACAACTTTAACACTGTAA
- the SPATA1 gene encoding spermatogenesis-associated protein 1 isoform X6, whose product MSFSHMRPRTSQLVELHVFYVPEEVWNFKLNTVPIALASKFISAGFIRCINKYQHSRVSPHITLRVLREKLGEYLGGVTVADKFKFLKCVGKKLAVVKAKQETELELKSFAPPYALYPELYLLPEVEYFEDVYPLSSVTQQRQYFNAEDNRFGHGSRLFSLLQQKPPKSKQFLESIHSSHQPENQKVHNPMDQGEKESLPVLHTKHRQDYSNIVQEKHIKSREKDENRCSGSPLTPSHSNPAHWESGESGTVLQTSQQNHLSQDQEGPSTPKWNDKTRGNHLTLHVNQSDEQGQNNHTHENHITYRKDLTNTEKNDHQNDTKVRGSTIQDARILTIVEDQATEHAHKKPSLQQYRMKKSIADPGEKWDKQAGERKQNHLTHPKESILPPSPPFPAFSLNSAQGPAMQAAKSKMAEQLQQMKKDRRHMEKTRKELMKKAKAILEQSKLRRYQVREEWKKKYFETKKATVSLEGALSKLQQEVELYHQKLLKQLEARGSRNRPNNMTDSKNYTVIRITTVQHELDQLRMKLDDTKMKLIIEIKLLKLLVLLQMRKQAASDLRALRAELTQKKIHSALILQSRKAGIEDDTTLTL is encoded by the exons ATGTCATTCAGTCACATGAGACCTCGAACATCACAG TTGGTGGAGCTTCATGTGTTTTATGTCCCAGAAGAAGTGTGGAACTTCAAGCTGAATACAGTTCCTATAGCTCTTGCTAGCAAATTCATCTCAGCTGGATTTATAAG ATGTATTAACAAATACCAACATTCTAGGGTGTCTCCTCACATTACGTTAAGAGTGCTGCGGGAGAAGCTTGGAGAGTACCTGGGTGGAGTTACAGTTGCAGATAAATTCAAGTTTTTAAAATGTGTTGGGAAAAAACTAGCAGTG gtgaaagcaaagcaagaaaCAGAACTGGAACTGAAGTCATTTGCTCCTCCTTAT GCTCTTTATCCTGAATTATATTTATTACCTGAAGTGGAGTACTTTGAAGATGTTTATCCATTATCATCAGTGACTCAACAAAGACAATACTTTAATGCAGAAGATAATAGATTTGGTCATGGATCAAGATTATTCAGTCTTCTTCAACAAAAGCCCCCCAAAAGCAAGCAATTTTTAGAAAGCATACACAGCAGTCATCAGCCAGAAAATCAGAAAGTGCACAATCCTATGGACCAGGGTGAGAAAGAATCTCTCCCAGTTTTGCACACAAAACATAGGCAAGACTATAGCAACATTGTTCAAGAAAAACACATCAAATCTAGAGAAAAAG ATGAAAATAGATGCAGTGGATCTCCCCTCACGCCAAGTCATTCAAATCCTGCTCATTGGGAGTCTGGAGAGAGTGGCACAGTATTACAGACTTCTCAGCAAAATCATCTCAGCCAGGATCAAGAAGGGCCTAGCACTCCTAAGTGGAATGACAAAACCAGAGGAAATCATCTCACTCTTCATGTCAACCAGAGTGATGAACAGGGCCAGAATAACCATACACATGAAAATCACATTACATATCGAAAGG ACCTAACAAATACAGAAAAGAATGACCACCAAAATGATACCAAAGTAAGAGGAAGCACAATACAGGATGCCAGAATTCTTACAATAGTGGAAGACCAAGCCACAGAACATGCACACAAAAAGCCAAG CTTGCAGCAATACAGAATGAAAAAGTCTATAGCTGATCCTGGTGAAAAATGGGATAAGCAG GCAGGTGAAAGGAAGCAAAACCATCTTACACACCCCAAAGAATCTATTTTGCCTCCTAGTCCACCTTTTCCAGCATTTTCTCTAAATTCAGCTCAAGGTCCTGCAatgcaggcagcaa AAAGCAAGATGGCAGAACAGTTGCAACAAATGAAGAAAGACAGAAGGCACATGGAGAAAACCAGAAAGGAACTGATGAAAAAAGCTAAAGCAATACTGGAACAAAGTAAGCTGAGGAGATACCAAG TTCGTGAGGAATGGAAGAAGAAGTACTTTGAAACTAAGAAAGCTACGGTTTCACTGGAGGGTGCTTTAAGCAAACTGCAACAAGAGGTAGAGCTTTACCACCAGAAATTACTCAAGCAGTTAGAAGCCAGAGGTAGTAGAAACCGGCCAAACAATATGACAGACTCCAAG AATTACACAGTCATCCGAATTACTACAGTGCAGCATGAACTTGATCAACTGAGGATGAAGCTGGATGATACTAAAATGAAACTCATAATAGAAATTAAG TTGCTTAAATTACTGGTTCTTCTGCAGATGAGAAAGCAGGCAGCATCTGATTTACGAGCACTGAGAGCAGAACTGACACAGAAGAAGATTCATTCAGCTTTAATTCTCCAATCCAGAAAAGCAGGAATTGAAGATGACACAACTTTAACACTGTAA
- the SPATA1 gene encoding spermatogenesis-associated protein 1 isoform X7 yields MSFSHMRPRTSQLVELHVFYVPEEVWNFKLNTVPIALASKFISAGFIRCINKYQHSRVSPHITLRVLREKLGEYLGGVTVADKFKFLKCVGKKLAVVKAKQETELELKSFAPPYALYPELYLLPEVEYFEDVYPLSSVTQQRQYFNAEDNRFGHGSRLFSLLQQKPPKSKQFLESIHSSHQPENQKVHNPMDQGEKESLPVLHTKHRQDYSNIVQEKHIKSREKDENRCSGSPLTPSHSNPAHWESGESGTVLQTSQQNHLSQDQEGPSTPKWNDKTRGNHLTLHVNQSDEQGQNNHTHENHITYRKDLTNTEKNDHQNDTKVRGSTIQDARILTIVEDQATEHAHKKPSLQQYRMKKSIADPGEKWDKQAGERKQNHLTHPKESILPPSPPFPAFSLNSAQGPAMQAAKSKMAEQLQQMKKDRRHMEKTRKELMKKAKAILEQSKLRRYQVREEWKKKYFETKKATVSLEGALSKLQQEVELYHQKLLKQLEARGSRNRPNNMTDSKNYTVIRITTVQHELDQLRMKLDDTKMKLIIEIKMRKQAASDLRALRAELTQKKIHSALILQSRKAGIEDDTTLTL; encoded by the exons ATGTCATTCAGTCACATGAGACCTCGAACATCACAG TTGGTGGAGCTTCATGTGTTTTATGTCCCAGAAGAAGTGTGGAACTTCAAGCTGAATACAGTTCCTATAGCTCTTGCTAGCAAATTCATCTCAGCTGGATTTATAAG ATGTATTAACAAATACCAACATTCTAGGGTGTCTCCTCACATTACGTTAAGAGTGCTGCGGGAGAAGCTTGGAGAGTACCTGGGTGGAGTTACAGTTGCAGATAAATTCAAGTTTTTAAAATGTGTTGGGAAAAAACTAGCAGTG gtgaaagcaaagcaagaaaCAGAACTGGAACTGAAGTCATTTGCTCCTCCTTAT GCTCTTTATCCTGAATTATATTTATTACCTGAAGTGGAGTACTTTGAAGATGTTTATCCATTATCATCAGTGACTCAACAAAGACAATACTTTAATGCAGAAGATAATAGATTTGGTCATGGATCAAGATTATTCAGTCTTCTTCAACAAAAGCCCCCCAAAAGCAAGCAATTTTTAGAAAGCATACACAGCAGTCATCAGCCAGAAAATCAGAAAGTGCACAATCCTATGGACCAGGGTGAGAAAGAATCTCTCCCAGTTTTGCACACAAAACATAGGCAAGACTATAGCAACATTGTTCAAGAAAAACACATCAAATCTAGAGAAAAAG ATGAAAATAGATGCAGTGGATCTCCCCTCACGCCAAGTCATTCAAATCCTGCTCATTGGGAGTCTGGAGAGAGTGGCACAGTATTACAGACTTCTCAGCAAAATCATCTCAGCCAGGATCAAGAAGGGCCTAGCACTCCTAAGTGGAATGACAAAACCAGAGGAAATCATCTCACTCTTCATGTCAACCAGAGTGATGAACAGGGCCAGAATAACCATACACATGAAAATCACATTACATATCGAAAGG ACCTAACAAATACAGAAAAGAATGACCACCAAAATGATACCAAAGTAAGAGGAAGCACAATACAGGATGCCAGAATTCTTACAATAGTGGAAGACCAAGCCACAGAACATGCACACAAAAAGCCAAG CTTGCAGCAATACAGAATGAAAAAGTCTATAGCTGATCCTGGTGAAAAATGGGATAAGCAG GCAGGTGAAAGGAAGCAAAACCATCTTACACACCCCAAAGAATCTATTTTGCCTCCTAGTCCACCTTTTCCAGCATTTTCTCTAAATTCAGCTCAAGGTCCTGCAatgcaggcagcaa AAAGCAAGATGGCAGAACAGTTGCAACAAATGAAGAAAGACAGAAGGCACATGGAGAAAACCAGAAAGGAACTGATGAAAAAAGCTAAAGCAATACTGGAACAAAGTAAGCTGAGGAGATACCAAG TTCGTGAGGAATGGAAGAAGAAGTACTTTGAAACTAAGAAAGCTACGGTTTCACTGGAGGGTGCTTTAAGCAAACTGCAACAAGAGGTAGAGCTTTACCACCAGAAATTACTCAAGCAGTTAGAAGCCAGAGGTAGTAGAAACCGGCCAAACAATATGACAGACTCCAAG AATTACACAGTCATCCGAATTACTACAGTGCAGCATGAACTTGATCAACTGAGGATGAAGCTGGATGATACTAAAATGAAACTCATAATAGAAATTAAG ATGAGAAAGCAGGCAGCATCTGATTTACGAGCACTGAGAGCAGAACTGACACAGAAGAAGATTCATTCAGCTTTAATTCTCCAATCCAGAAAAGCAGGAATTGAAGATGACACAACTTTAACACTGTAA
- the SPATA1 gene encoding spermatogenesis-associated protein 1 isoform X9, with amino-acid sequence MSFSHMRPRTSQLVELHVFYVPEEVWNFKLNTVPIALASKFISAGFIRCINKYQHSRVSPHITLRVLREKLGEYLGGVTVADKFKFLKCVGKKLAVVKAKQETELELKSFAPPYALYPELYLLPEVEYFEDVYPLSSVTQQRQYFNAEDNRFGHGSRLFSLLQQKPPKSKQFLESIHSSHQPENQKVHNPMDQGEKESLPVLHTKHRQDYSNIVQEKHIKSREKDLTNTEKNDHQNDTKVRGSTIQDARILTIVEDQATEHAHKKPSLQQYRMKKSIADPGEKWDKQAGERKQNHLTHPKESILPPSPPFPAFSLNSAQGPAMQAAKSKMAEQLQQMKKDRRHMEKTRKELMKKAKAILEQSKLRRYQVLVFSCVVREEWKKKYFETKKATVSLEGALSKLQQEVELYHQKLLKQLEARGSRNRPNNMTDSKHDCVPFSAFSVVWPGLPTQLCGVRPGTWTLVCRQLHTWAGRGLQQGLRDERLQNYTVIRITTVQHELDQLRMKLDDTKMKLIIEIKLLKLLVLLQMRKQAASDLRALRAELTQKKIHSALILQSRKAGIEDDTTLTL; translated from the exons ATGTCATTCAGTCACATGAGACCTCGAACATCACAG TTGGTGGAGCTTCATGTGTTTTATGTCCCAGAAGAAGTGTGGAACTTCAAGCTGAATACAGTTCCTATAGCTCTTGCTAGCAAATTCATCTCAGCTGGATTTATAAG ATGTATTAACAAATACCAACATTCTAGGGTGTCTCCTCACATTACGTTAAGAGTGCTGCGGGAGAAGCTTGGAGAGTACCTGGGTGGAGTTACAGTTGCAGATAAATTCAAGTTTTTAAAATGTGTTGGGAAAAAACTAGCAGTG gtgaaagcaaagcaagaaaCAGAACTGGAACTGAAGTCATTTGCTCCTCCTTAT GCTCTTTATCCTGAATTATATTTATTACCTGAAGTGGAGTACTTTGAAGATGTTTATCCATTATCATCAGTGACTCAACAAAGACAATACTTTAATGCAGAAGATAATAGATTTGGTCATGGATCAAGATTATTCAGTCTTCTTCAACAAAAGCCCCCCAAAAGCAAGCAATTTTTAGAAAGCATACACAGCAGTCATCAGCCAGAAAATCAGAAAGTGCACAATCCTATGGACCAGGGTGAGAAAGAATCTCTCCCAGTTTTGCACACAAAACATAGGCAAGACTATAGCAACATTGTTCAAGAAAAACACATCAAATCTAGAGAAAAAG ACCTAACAAATACAGAAAAGAATGACCACCAAAATGATACCAAAGTAAGAGGAAGCACAATACAGGATGCCAGAATTCTTACAATAGTGGAAGACCAAGCCACAGAACATGCACACAAAAAGCCAAG CTTGCAGCAATACAGAATGAAAAAGTCTATAGCTGATCCTGGTGAAAAATGGGATAAGCAG GCAGGTGAAAGGAAGCAAAACCATCTTACACACCCCAAAGAATCTATTTTGCCTCCTAGTCCACCTTTTCCAGCATTTTCTCTAAATTCAGCTCAAGGTCCTGCAatgcaggcagcaa AAAGCAAGATGGCAGAACAGTTGCAACAAATGAAGAAAGACAGAAGGCACATGGAGAAAACCAGAAAGGAACTGATGAAAAAAGCTAAAGCAATACTGGAACAAAGTAAGCTGAGGAGATACCAAG TGTTGGTGTTTTCCTGTGTAGTTCGTGAGGAATGGAAGAAGAAGTACTTTGAAACTAAGAAAGCTACGGTTTCACTGGAGGGTGCTTTAAGCAAACTGCAACAAGAGGTAGAGCTTTACCACCAGAAATTACTCAAGCAGTTAGAAGCCAGAGGTAGTAGAAACCGGCCAAACAATATGACAGACTCCAAG caTGACTGTGTACCTTTCAGTGCTTTCTCAGTGGTCTGGCCAGGGTTACCTACACAGCTGTGTGGTGTCAGACCTGGGACTTGGACCCTTGTATGCAGGCAGCTACACACCTGGGCAGGGAGAGGCTTACAGCAGGGTCTCAGAGATGAGAGGCTACAG AATTACACAGTCATCCGAATTACTACAGTGCAGCATGAACTTGATCAACTGAGGATGAAGCTGGATGATACTAAAATGAAACTCATAATAGAAATTAAG TTGCTTAAATTACTGGTTCTTCTGCAGATGAGAAAGCAGGCAGCATCTGATTTACGAGCACTGAGAGCAGAACTGACACAGAAGAAGATTCATTCAGCTTTAATTCTCCAATCCAGAAAAGCAGGAATTGAAGATGACACAACTTTAACACTGTAA
- the SPATA1 gene encoding spermatogenesis-associated protein 1 isoform X1: protein MSFSHMRPRTSQLVELHVFYVPEEVWNFKLNTVPIALASKFISAGFIRCINKYQHSRVSPHITLRVLREKLGEYLGGVTVADKFKFLKCVGKKLAVVKAKQETELELKSFAPPYALYPELYLLPEVEYFEDVYPLSSVTQQRQYFNAEDNRFGHGSRLFSLLQQKPPKSKQFLESIHSSHQPENQKVHNPMDQGEKESLPVLHTKHRQDYSNIVQEKHIKSREKDENRCSGSPLTPSHSNPAHWESGESGTVLQTSQQNHLSQDQEGPSTPKWNDKTRGNHLTLHVNQSDEQGQNNHTHENHITYRKDLTNTEKNDHQNDTKVRGSTIQDARILTIVEDQATEHAHKKPSLQQYRMKKSIADPGEKWDKQAGERKQNHLTHPKESILPPSPPFPAFSLNSAQGPAMQAAKSKMAEQLQQMKKDRRHMEKTRKELMKKAKAILEQSKLRRYQVLVFSCVVREEWKKKYFETKKATVSLEGALSKLQQEVELYHQKLLKQLEARGSRNRPNNMTDSKHDCVPFSAFSVVWPGLPTQLCGVRPGTWTLVCRQLHTWAGRGLQQGLRDERLQNYTVIRITTVQHELDQLRMKLDDTKMKLIIEIKLLKLLVLLQMRKQAASDLRALRAELTQKKIHSALILQSRKAGIEDDTTLTL from the exons ATGTCATTCAGTCACATGAGACCTCGAACATCACAG TTGGTGGAGCTTCATGTGTTTTATGTCCCAGAAGAAGTGTGGAACTTCAAGCTGAATACAGTTCCTATAGCTCTTGCTAGCAAATTCATCTCAGCTGGATTTATAAG ATGTATTAACAAATACCAACATTCTAGGGTGTCTCCTCACATTACGTTAAGAGTGCTGCGGGAGAAGCTTGGAGAGTACCTGGGTGGAGTTACAGTTGCAGATAAATTCAAGTTTTTAAAATGTGTTGGGAAAAAACTAGCAGTG gtgaaagcaaagcaagaaaCAGAACTGGAACTGAAGTCATTTGCTCCTCCTTAT GCTCTTTATCCTGAATTATATTTATTACCTGAAGTGGAGTACTTTGAAGATGTTTATCCATTATCATCAGTGACTCAACAAAGACAATACTTTAATGCAGAAGATAATAGATTTGGTCATGGATCAAGATTATTCAGTCTTCTTCAACAAAAGCCCCCCAAAAGCAAGCAATTTTTAGAAAGCATACACAGCAGTCATCAGCCAGAAAATCAGAAAGTGCACAATCCTATGGACCAGGGTGAGAAAGAATCTCTCCCAGTTTTGCACACAAAACATAGGCAAGACTATAGCAACATTGTTCAAGAAAAACACATCAAATCTAGAGAAAAAG ATGAAAATAGATGCAGTGGATCTCCCCTCACGCCAAGTCATTCAAATCCTGCTCATTGGGAGTCTGGAGAGAGTGGCACAGTATTACAGACTTCTCAGCAAAATCATCTCAGCCAGGATCAAGAAGGGCCTAGCACTCCTAAGTGGAATGACAAAACCAGAGGAAATCATCTCACTCTTCATGTCAACCAGAGTGATGAACAGGGCCAGAATAACCATACACATGAAAATCACATTACATATCGAAAGG ACCTAACAAATACAGAAAAGAATGACCACCAAAATGATACCAAAGTAAGAGGAAGCACAATACAGGATGCCAGAATTCTTACAATAGTGGAAGACCAAGCCACAGAACATGCACACAAAAAGCCAAG CTTGCAGCAATACAGAATGAAAAAGTCTATAGCTGATCCTGGTGAAAAATGGGATAAGCAG GCAGGTGAAAGGAAGCAAAACCATCTTACACACCCCAAAGAATCTATTTTGCCTCCTAGTCCACCTTTTCCAGCATTTTCTCTAAATTCAGCTCAAGGTCCTGCAatgcaggcagcaa AAAGCAAGATGGCAGAACAGTTGCAACAAATGAAGAAAGACAGAAGGCACATGGAGAAAACCAGAAAGGAACTGATGAAAAAAGCTAAAGCAATACTGGAACAAAGTAAGCTGAGGAGATACCAAG TGTTGGTGTTTTCCTGTGTAGTTCGTGAGGAATGGAAGAAGAAGTACTTTGAAACTAAGAAAGCTACGGTTTCACTGGAGGGTGCTTTAAGCAAACTGCAACAAGAGGTAGAGCTTTACCACCAGAAATTACTCAAGCAGTTAGAAGCCAGAGGTAGTAGAAACCGGCCAAACAATATGACAGACTCCAAG caTGACTGTGTACCTTTCAGTGCTTTCTCAGTGGTCTGGCCAGGGTTACCTACACAGCTGTGTGGTGTCAGACCTGGGACTTGGACCCTTGTATGCAGGCAGCTACACACCTGGGCAGGGAGAGGCTTACAGCAGGGTCTCAGAGATGAGAGGCTACAG AATTACACAGTCATCCGAATTACTACAGTGCAGCATGAACTTGATCAACTGAGGATGAAGCTGGATGATACTAAAATGAAACTCATAATAGAAATTAAG TTGCTTAAATTACTGGTTCTTCTGCAGATGAGAAAGCAGGCAGCATCTGATTTACGAGCACTGAGAGCAGAACTGACACAGAAGAAGATTCATTCAGCTTTAATTCTCCAATCCAGAAAAGCAGGAATTGAAGATGACACAACTTTAACACTGTAA